One window from the genome of Epinephelus moara isolate mb chromosome 21, YSFRI_EMoa_1.0, whole genome shotgun sequence encodes:
- the LOC126382468 gene encoding tripartite motif-containing protein 16-like protein has protein sequence REKWTNISQTVTDVDVLLSNSQPEPKTRAGFLKYSREITLDPNTAHTKLLLSEGNRKATVMGKKQSYSSHPDRFTENWQVLSRESLTGHCYWEVEWRGGGVGVAVTYKNISRSGDESVFGCNDKSWVLDCRKTCYKFWYNNISTPVSGPQSSRVGVYLDHSAGILSFYSVSELMTLLHRVQTTFTQPLYAGLRLPWPFGDTAEFCKLN, from the exons AGAGAGAAATGGACAAACATCTCACAGACAGTGACTGATGTGGATGTTTTACTGTCAAATTCACAACCAGAGCCCAAGACCAGAGCTGGATTCTTAAAATATTCACGTGAAATCACACTGGAtccaaacacagcacacacaaagCTGTTATTATCTGAGGGGAACAGGAAAGCAACAGTAATGGGTAAAAAACAATCTTATTCAAGTCACCCAGACAGATTCACTGAAAATTGGCAGGTCCTGAGTAGAGAGAGTCTGACTGGACATtgttactgggaggtggagtggaGAGGAGGTGGAGTTGGTGTAGCAGTCACATACAAGAATATCAG CAGATCAGGGGATGAAAGTGTATTTGGATGCAATGACAAATCTTGGGTGCTGGATTGTAGAAAAACCTGTTATAAGTTCTGGTACAACAACATCAGCACTCCTGTCTCAGGTCCTCAGTCCTCCAGAGTAGGAGTGTACCTGGATCACAGTGCAGGTATTCTGTCCTTCTACAGCGTCTCTGAACTCATGACTctcctgcacagagtccagaccaCATTCACTCAGCCTCTCTATGCTGGACTTCGGCTTCCTTGGCCTTTTGGAGACACTGCTGAGTTCTGTAAACTCAACTag
- the LOC126382517 gene encoding piggyBac transposable element-derived protein 4-like — protein MATSWTSTCTPAKVKLQHDPVMNLVKPSYLGTGYHVYVDNFYLSPKLFKALDAHKSGACGTYRETRQVCLRPTINALTNRSERGSIRWIRDGPVVYTKWIDTRQVAVCSTIHRVYNDKTGKVNKLVKTDAGFQRQQFDCPTPVMEYNRCMGGVDQSDQLIQYYSVQHKTYRWCWHLLYHFLDIATTNSYILNKELRKEKPTMPELTHKEFMETLVAELWEVPLHIPPPKASDRHLPVPCCDPGCNPQAALPPRDASSLCCVPRRKRSRETRKRKNKGQRTHHGSARLVMSPSAYR, from the coding sequence ATGGCTACATCGTGGACTTCAACATGTACACCGGCAAAAGTGAAGTTGCAACATGACCCTGTCATGAATCTTGTCAAACCGTCCTACCTTGGCACTGGATACCATGTCTATGTCGACAACTTTTACCTCAGCCCCAAGCTTTTCAAAGCCCTTGATGCCCATAAGAGCGGTGCATGTGGGACCTACAGGGAAACCCGGCAGGTCTGCCTGAGGCCTACCATCAATGCTCTCACCAATCGATCTGAGAGAGGTTCCATCAGATGGATCCGGGATGGCCCTGTGGTGTACACAAAGTGGATAGATACGAGACAGGTGGCTGTTTGCTCCACAATCCACAGAGTGTACAATGACAAGACAGGCAAGGTGAACAAGCTTGTGAAGACAGATGCCGGCTTTCAGAGACAACAGTTCGACTGTCCCACTCCAGTGATGGAATACAACAGGTGCATGGGTGGAGTAGATCAGTCGGATCAGCTGATTCAGTACTACTCCGTCCAGCACAAAACCTATCGCTGGTGCTGGCACCTTCTCTACCACTTCCTTGACATCGCCACCACCAACTCCTACATCCTCAACAAGGAGCTTCGAAAAGAGAAGCCAACAATGCCAGAACTCACTCACAAGGAGTTCATGGAGACCCTGGTTGCTGAGCTGTGGGAGGTGCCTCTCCATATTCCCCCTCCCAAGGCCTCTGACAGACATCTCCCTGTCCCTTGCTGTGACCCTGGCTGTAACCCTCAGGCAGCCCTGCCACCCAGGGATGCAAGttctttgtgctgtgtgccCAGGCGGAAAAGGAGCAGAGAAACaaggaagagaaaaaacaaaggccAAAGGACACACCATGGAAGTGCGAGGCTTGTGATGTCCCCTTCTGCATACAGGTAG
- the LOC126382511 gene encoding tripartite motif-containing protein 16-like, which translates to MAQKGVQLDRETFSCSICLDLLKDPVTTPCGHSYCMNCIKTHWDEEDKKKVHSCPQCRQTFTPRPVLLKNTMLAVLVEELKKTGLQAAPADHCYAGPEDVACDVCTGRKLKALKSCLVCVVSYCEQHLQLHNVTQLKKHKLVDPSNKLQEKICSRHEVMKMFCRTDQQCICYLCSVDEHKGHDTVSAAAERTERQRELEVSRQNIQQRIQDREKDVKLLQQEVEAINRSADKAVEDSEKIFTELIRLMEKRRSDVKQQVRSQQETEVSGVKELEEKLEQEITELKRKDAELMKLSHTEDHTQFLHNYSSLSPLSESTDSSSINIRPLRYFEDVTAAVSELRDKLQDVLREKWTNISQTVTDVNVLLSNSQPEPKTRAGFLKYSREITLDPNTAHTYLLLSEGNRKLTVMGKQQFCSSHPDRFTNIWQVLSRESLTGRCYWEVEWRGEGVYVAVTHKNIIRTGFFNESGFGYNDKSWALYCNKNNYNFWYNDIKTPVSGPQSSRIGVYLDHSAGILSFYSVSETMTLLHRVQTTFTQPLCVGLGLYLPVGSTAEFCKLKQTQVI; encoded by the coding sequence ATGGCGCAGAAAGGAGTTCAGCTGGACAGAGAAACCTTCTCTTGTTCCATCTGTCTGGATCTACTGAAGGATCCGGTGACTACTCCCTGTGGACACAGCTACTGCATGAACTGTATTAAAACTCACTGGGATGAAGAGGACAAGAAGAAAGTCCACAGCTGCCCTCAGTGCAGGCAGACCTTCACACCGAGGCCTGTCCTGCTGAAAAACACCATGTTAGCAGTTTTAGTGGAGGAACTGAAGAAGACTGGACTCCAAGCTGCTCCTGCTGATCACTGCTATGCTGGACCTGAAGATGTGGCCTGTGATGTCTGCACTGGGAGAAAACTGAAAGCTCTCAAGTCCTGTCTGGTGTGTGTCGTCTCTTACTGTGAGCAGCACCTTCAGCttcataatgtaactcagttAAAGAAGCACAAGCTGGTGGACCCCTCCAACAAGCTCCAGGAGAAGATCTGCTCTCGTCATGAGGTGATGAAGATGTTCTGCCGTACTGATCAGCAGTGTATCTGTTATCTCTGCTCTGTGGATGAACATAAAGGCCACGACACAgtctcagctgcagcagagaggactgagaggcagagagagctggAGGTGAGTCGACAAAACATCCAGCAGAGAATccaggacagagagaaagatgtgAAGCTGCTTCAACAGGAGGTGGAGGCTATCAATCGCTCTGCTGATAAAGCAGTGGAGGACAGTGAGAAGATCTTCACTGAGCTGATCCGTCTGATGGAGAAAAGACGCTCTGATGTGAAGCAGCAGGTCAGatcccagcaggaaactgaAGTGAGTGGAGTCAAAGAGCTTGAGGAGAAGCTGGAGCAGGAGATCACTGAGCTGAAGAGGAAAGACGCTGAGCTGATgaagctctcacacacagaggatcACACCCAGTTTCTACACAACTACTCCTCACTGTCACCACTCAGTGAATCTACAGACTCATCCAGCATCAATATCCGTCCTCTGAGGTACTTTGAGGATGTGACAGCGGCTGTGTCAGAGCTCAGAGATAAACTACAGGACGTTCTGAGAGAGAAATGGACAAACATCTCACAGACAGTGACTGATGTGAATGTTTTACTGTCAAATTCACAACCAGAGCCCAAGACCAGAGCTGGATTCTTAAAATATTCACGTGAAATCACACTGGAtccaaacacagcacacacatacCTGTTATTATCTGAGGGGAACAGAAAACTAACAGTAATGGGAAAACAACAATTTTGTTCAAGTCACCCAGACAGATTCACTAACATTTGGCAGGTCCTGAGTAGAGAGAGTCTGACTGGACGTtgttactgggaggtggagtggaGAGGAGAAGGAGTTTATGTAGCAGTTACACACAAGAATATCATCAGAACAGGATTTTTTAATGAAAGTGGATTTGGATACAATGACAAATCCTGGGCTTTATAttgtaacaaaaacaattatAACTTTTGGTACAACGATATCAAAACTCCTGTCTCAGGTCCTCAGTCCTCCAGAATAGGAGTGTACCTGGATCACAGTGCAGGTATTCTGTCCTTCTACAGCGTCTCTGAAACCATGACTCTCCTCCACAGAGTCCAGACCACattcactcagcctctctgtgttGGACTTGGGCTTTACCTACCTGTTGGAAGCACTGCTGAGTTCTGTAAACTCAAACAGACACAAGTAATTTAA
- the LOC126382513 gene encoding tripartite motif-containing protein 16-like, producing the protein MAQKGVQLDRETFSCSICLDLLKDPVTTSCGHSYCMNCIKTHWDGEDKKKVHSCPQCRQTFTPRPVLLKNTMLAVLVEELKKTGLQAAPADHCYAGPEDVACDVCTGRKLKALKSCLICLASYCEQHLQPHYESPAFEKHKLVDPSNKLQENICCLHDKVMKMFCRTDQQCICYLCSVDEHKGHNTVSAAAERTERQRELEVSRQNIQQRIQDREKDVKLLQQEVEAINRSADKAVEDSEKIFTELIRLMKKRRSDVKQQVRSQQETEVSGVKELEEKLEQEITELKRKDAELMKLSHTEDHTQFLHNYSSLSPLSESTDSSSINIRPLRYFEDVTAAVSELRDKLQDVLREKWTNISQTVTDVDVLLSNSQPEPKTRAGFLKYSCEITLDPNTANKELLLSEGNRKATAMGKQQSYSSHPDRFTEWWQVLSRESLTGRCYWEVEWRGEAIYVAVTYKNISRAGNCNKCALGHNDKSWALYPDNNSYMFWHNNIRTPVSGPQSSRVGVYLDHSAGILSFYSVSETMTLLHRVQTTFTQPLYAGLWLFLPVGSTAEFCQLK; encoded by the coding sequence ATGGCGCAGAAAGGAGTTCAGCTGGACAGAGAAACCTTCTCTTGTTCCATCTGTCTGGATCTACTGAAGGATCCGGTGACTACTTCCTGTGGACACAGCTACTGCATGAACTGTATTAAAACTCACTGGGATGGAGAGGACAAGAAGAAAGTCCACAGCTGCCCTCAGTGCAGGCAGACCTTCACACCGAGGCCTGTCCTGCTGAAAAACACCATGTTAGCAGTTTTAGTGGAGGAACTGAAGAAGACTGGACTCCAAGCTGCTCCTGCTGATCACTGCTATGCTGGACCTGAAGATGTGGCCTGTGATGTCTGCACTGGGAGAAAACTGAAAGCTCTCAAGTCCTGTCTCATCTGTTTGGCTTCTTACTGTGAGCAGCACCTTCAGCCTCATTATGAATCTCCTGCCTTTGAAAAACACAAGCTGGTGGACCCCTCCAACAAGCTCCAGGAGAACATCTGCTGTCTTCATGATAAGGTGATGAAGATGTTCTGCCGTACTGATCAGCAGTGTATCTGTTATCTCTGCTCTGTGGATGAACATAAAGGCCACAACACAgtctcagctgcagcagagaggactgagaggcagagagagctggAGGTGAGTCGACAAAACATCCAGCAGAGAATccaggacagagagaaagatgtgAAGCTGCTTCAACAGGAGGTGGAGGCTATCAATCGCTCTGCTGATAAAGCAGTGGAGGACAGTGAGAAGATCTTCACTGAGCTGATCCGTCTGATGAAGAAAAGACGCTCTGATGTGAAGCAGCAGGTCAGatcccagcaggaaactgaAGTGAGTGGAGTCAAAGAGCTTGAGGAGAAGCTGGAGCAGGAGATCACTGAGCTGAAGAGGAAAGACGCTGAGCTGATgaagctctcacacacagaggatcACACCCAGTTTCTACACAACTACTCCTCACTGTCACCACTCAGTGAATCTACAGACTCATCCAGCATCAATATCCGTCCTCTGAGGTACTTTGAGGATGTGACAGCGGCTGTGTCAGAGCTCAGAGATAAACTACAGGACGTTCTGAGAGAGAAATGGACAAACATCTCACAGACAGTGACTGATGTGGATGTTTTACTGTCAAATTCACAACCAGAGCCCAAGACCAGAGCTGGATTCTTAAAATATTCATGTGAAATCACACTGGatccaaacacagcaaacaaagaACTGTTATTATCTGAGGGGAACAGAAAAGCAACAGCAATGGGAAAACAACAATCTTATTCAAGTCACCCAGACAGATTCACTGAATGGTGGCAGGTCCTGAGTAGAGAGAGTCTGACTGGACGTTGTTACTGGGAGGTGGAATGGAGAGGGGAGGCAATTTATGTAGCAGTCACATACAAGAATATCAGCAGAGCAGGAAACTGTAATAAATGTGCACTTGGCCACAATGACAAATCTTGGGCTTTATATCCTGACAACAATAGCTATATGTTTTGGCACAACAACATCCGCACTCCTGTCTCAGGTCCTCAGTCCTCCAGAGTAGGAGTGTACCTGGATCACAGTGCAGGTATTCTGTCCTTCTACAGCGTCTCTGAAACCATGACTCTCCTCCACAGAGTCCAGACCACATTCACTCAGCCTCTCTATGCTGGACTTTGGCTTTTCCTCCCTGTTGGAAGCACTGCTGAGTTCTGTCAACTCAAAtaa
- the LOC126382467 gene encoding uncharacterized protein LOC126382467, whose translation MEKQDTNYRLCVPLQQRVAIAVWKLATNADYRSVAHLFGVSRSTACKCLKAFCSAVEDILWPEVIQFPNADTLQEMANYFENTWGLSQCVGAIDGSHIPILAPQEYYTEYYNRRGWYSIVLQAVVDGKGLFWNVFTKLPGSMHDARVLRRSGLWNMADRIFAGRHRVIEGHDMGYYILGDAAYPQMSWLMKPFMDNGRLTEEQTNYNVKLSRARVVVENAFGRLKGRWRCLLKRNDCSSDTVKSMVVTCCVLHNLCESHGEVFREEWADPIHFNEPDAPLLDGVDTAAARSSCFASVLNSSSAVDGCIGGAESFVPGSPV comes from the exons ATGGAGAAGCAGGACACAAATTATCGCCTGTGTGTTCCCCtccagcaaagggttgcaataGCAGTCTGGAAACTTGCAACAAATGCAGACTATAGGAGTGTTGCCCACCTGTTTGGGGTAAGCCGTTCGACTGCCTGCAAGTGCTTGAAGGCCTTCTGTTCTGCTGTGGAGGATATACTGTGGCCTGAAGTTATCCAGTTTCCAAATGCGGACACACTTCAGGAAATGGCTAACTATTTTGAAAACACGTGGGGGTTGTCACAATGTGTTGGAGCCATAGACGGTTCTCACATTCCAATCTTGGCACCGCAGGAGTACTACACTGAATACTACAACAGGAGAGGTTGGTACTCTATTGTCCTGCAGGCAGTGGTGGATGGGAAAGGACTTTTTTGGAATGTGTTCACCAAGCTGCCTGGCAGCATGCATGACGCCAGAGTTCTTCGTAGATCCGGACTCTGGAATATGGCTGACAGGATCTTCGCAGGACGGCATCGCGTCATTGAGGGCCACGACATGGGCTACTACATCTTGGGCGATGCTGCGTATCCCCAGATGAGCTGGCTCATGAAACCTTTCATGGATAATGGCCGCCTAACTGAAGAGCAGACCAActacaatgtcaagctcagcagAGCTAGGGTGGTGGTAGAGAATGCGTTTGGGCGACTTAAGGGAAGATGGCGATGTCTGCTCAAAAGAAATGACTGCAGCTCAGATACAGTCAAGTCTATGGTTGTCACATGCTGTGTCCTCCATAATCTGTGTGAGAGCCATGGGGAGGTCTTTAGAGAGGAATGGGCTGATCCTATTCACTTCAACGAGCCTGATGCACCACTGCTAGATGGGGTAGATACAG CAGCCGCCCGTTCCTCGTGCTTTGCGAGTGTCTTGAATAGCAGTTCAGCCGTCGACGGCTGCATCGGTGGAGCGGAGTCCTTTGTTCCCGGTTCACCGGTGTAA